A genomic window from Micromonospora ferruginea includes:
- a CDS encoding endonuclease/exonuclease/phosphatase family protein, with product MLRVMTWNIRTGGRDRDGTDRRDRIVSVVTAQRPDVLALQELRGLDGTLGGLARRVDMTPHLARSCFGQPVAVLVRPPLRVLAAGSVRRPFHHAAARVRIATPAGPLTVVSTHLNPYSGRRRRIEAGWLAAAVRRGGGELALLAGDLNTLEPAVDHADRLAGLAAAYRRRHLRRDGRTVDTRAVARLLDGGLVDLWPRAGGDATGGLTVPTGHGGAEFAGMRLDYLLATPALADRVRAVRVIRGGDAETASDHYPVLAELDLAT from the coding sequence ATGCTGCGGGTGATGACCTGGAACATCCGCACCGGCGGTCGGGACCGCGACGGCACCGACCGCCGGGACCGGATCGTCTCGGTCGTCACCGCGCAGCGCCCGGACGTGCTGGCCCTGCAGGAGCTGCGCGGGCTGGACGGCACGCTGGGCGGGCTGGCGCGGCGGGTGGACATGACGCCCCACCTGGCCCGGTCCTGCTTCGGCCAGCCGGTGGCGGTGCTGGTCCGCCCGCCGCTGCGGGTGCTGGCCGCCGGGTCGGTGCGCCGACCGTTCCACCACGCCGCCGCCCGGGTACGGATCGCCACGCCGGCCGGGCCGCTGACCGTGGTCAGCACCCACCTGAACCCGTACTCGGGACGGCGGCGCCGGATCGAGGCGGGCTGGCTGGCGGCGGCGGTGCGGCGCGGTGGGGGAGAGCTGGCCCTGCTCGCCGGGGACCTGAACACGCTGGAGCCGGCCGTCGACCACGCCGACCGGCTGGCCGGGCTCGCCGCCGCGTACCGGCGTCGGCACCTGCGCCGTGACGGCCGTACCGTGGACACCCGCGCGGTGGCCCGGCTGCTCGACGGCGGTCTGGTCGACCTGTGGCCGCGGGCCGGGGGCGACGCGACCGGCGGGCTGACGGTGCCGACCGGCCACGGCGGCGCGGAGTTCGCCGGCATGCGGCTGGACTACCTGCTCGCCACGCCGGCGCTGGCCGACCGGGTACGCGCGGTGCGGGTGATCCGCGGCGGCGACGCCGAGACCGCCTCCGACCACTACCCGGTGCTGGCCGAGCTGGACCTCGCCACCTAG
- a CDS encoding TIGR03557 family F420-dependent LLM class oxidoreductase produces the protein MVNVGYTLMCEQAGPKDLVDHAVRAEAAGFDHLVMSDHYYPWLESQGHSPYAWSVLGAVAHATTRPELLSFVTCPIRRYHPAVVAQKASTIGVLSDGRFTLGLGAGENLNEHVVGGWPHVQQRHEMFEEALQIIRPLLNGETLTFSGNHFDVPDAYVWDRPERPVPMAVAASGRQSATLAAEYADAMIATDPLSHLVDMYEEAGGAGRPRYGQVAICYGPDEDECRKIVHDQFRWFGMGWKVNADLPNPDAFAAATQFVREEDVAEGISCGPDTDRHVEAFKKFVDAGFTHVALVQVGGDSQPMFLDWAQEELLPRLRGL, from the coding sequence ATGGTGAACGTCGGCTACACCCTGATGTGCGAGCAGGCCGGCCCGAAGGACCTGGTCGACCACGCCGTGCGCGCCGAGGCCGCCGGCTTCGACCACCTGGTCATGTCCGACCACTACTACCCGTGGCTGGAGTCGCAGGGCCACTCCCCGTACGCCTGGTCGGTGCTGGGCGCGGTCGCCCACGCCACCACCCGGCCCGAGCTGCTGTCGTTCGTCACCTGCCCGATCCGGCGCTACCACCCGGCGGTGGTGGCGCAGAAGGCCAGCACCATCGGCGTGCTCTCGGACGGGCGGTTCACGCTCGGCCTCGGCGCCGGGGAGAACCTGAACGAGCACGTGGTCGGCGGGTGGCCGCACGTGCAGCAGCGGCACGAGATGTTCGAGGAGGCGCTGCAGATCATCCGGCCGCTGCTCAACGGCGAGACGCTGACGTTCTCCGGCAACCACTTTGACGTGCCCGACGCGTACGTGTGGGACCGGCCGGAGCGCCCGGTGCCGATGGCGGTGGCCGCGTCCGGCCGGCAGTCGGCCACCCTCGCCGCCGAGTACGCCGACGCCATGATCGCCACCGACCCGCTGTCACACCTGGTCGACATGTACGAGGAGGCCGGCGGCGCGGGCCGCCCCCGCTACGGCCAGGTGGCGATCTGCTACGGCCCGGACGAGGACGAGTGCCGCAAGATCGTGCACGACCAGTTCCGCTGGTTCGGGATGGGGTGGAAGGTCAACGCCGACCTGCCGAACCCGGACGCGTTCGCGGCGGCCACCCAGTTCGTCCGCGAGGAGGACGTGGCCGAGGGCATCTCCTGCGGCCCGGACACCGACCGGCACGTCGAGGCGTTCAAGAAGTTCGTCGACGCCGGCTTCACCCACGTGGCGCTGGTGCAGGTGGGCGGCGACAGCCAGCCGATGTTCCTCGACTGGGCCCAGGAGGAGCTGCTGCCCCGGCTGCGCGGGCTGTGA
- a CDS encoding GAP family protein: MNLLTVLPLAVVMVAGPQLISAVFLAASRDPRRSSVAYLAGAALGTLVPLTVWYAVFRLVRHSAGNGTKDSGSRHLIDWIVLALLLVLMVITFLRRERSQPPGWMRRLEDPRPRFAFGLGVLLFLAMPSDEVTMASVAGSLAGHDKPWWHLLPFLVLTVLLLALPLLALVLLGARAERLLPRIRDWSNAHSWIISELVILIFVAIVGSDLA; this comes from the coding sequence ATGAACCTGCTGACGGTGCTGCCGCTGGCGGTCGTGATGGTCGCCGGGCCGCAGCTCATCAGCGCGGTCTTCCTGGCCGCCAGCCGCGACCCGAGGCGCAGCTCGGTGGCCTACCTCGCGGGCGCGGCGCTGGGCACGCTGGTCCCGTTGACCGTCTGGTACGCGGTGTTCCGGCTGGTGCGCCACTCCGCCGGCAACGGCACCAAGGACAGCGGCAGCCGGCACCTGATCGACTGGATCGTGCTGGCGCTGCTGCTCGTCCTCATGGTGATCACGTTCCTGCGGCGCGAGCGGAGCCAGCCGCCGGGTTGGATGCGCAGGCTGGAGGACCCCCGGCCGCGCTTCGCGTTCGGGCTCGGCGTGCTGCTCTTCCTGGCCATGCCCAGCGACGAGGTCACCATGGCCTCGGTCGCCGGCAGCCTGGCCGGGCACGACAAGCCGTGGTGGCACCTGCTGCCGTTCCTGGTGCTGACCGTGCTGCTGCTGGCGCTGCCGCTGCTCGCGCTGGTGCTGCTCGGGGCGCGCGCCGAACGGCTGCTGCCGAGGATCCGGGACTGGTCGAACGCGCACTCCTGGATCATCAGCGAACTGGTGATCCTGATCTTCGTGGCGATCGTCGGGTCCGACCTGGCCTAG